The proteins below come from a single Zea mays cultivar B73 chromosome 8, Zm-B73-REFERENCE-NAM-5.0, whole genome shotgun sequence genomic window:
- the LOC103636621 gene encoding uncharacterized protein has protein sequence MRCPPPSTCSWPLFSQLVPLSVFSCIPRLRQANGASSAPCCTRPRGRVMRKLCPNLDRDDSLDTVLEVPIPDEMLINAPGADKRRGAGGANMRAWLKNQAFDRATVDGPASATAELQLFLNVVGSPLIPCPVPHDRAFSRSIRDSSIQASTAKYIIQQYIAATGGQAALQGVRSMYAVGKVRMCASEFHLGDQTVTAAQGRAEVGGFVLWQKTPEVWFFELIMAGHKMSAGSDGKVAWRQSAAEHSRVSRGPPRPLRRSLQVTESAEAHVRARIAFSQRRLPSCSFGYLQGLDPRSIANLFSDAVCIGEKILNNEECFILKLEAGAATLRARSAPAFDIIHHTVWGYFSQRTGLLIQLEDSHLLRMKSGKGARRSENIFWETSMESVISDYRYIDGINIAHGGHTNVTLFRYGEGSVNHKRKLEETWTVEEADFNVHGLTTDYFLPPADLKKDDEDHNK, from the exons ATGCGTTGCCCACCACCATCTACATGTTCCTGGCCTCTCTTCTCCCAGCTTGTTCCTCTCTCTGTCTTCTCTTGTATCCCGCGTCTCCGGCAAGCAAACGGCGCTAGCTCAGCGCCCTGCTGCACCCGCCCGCGCGGCCGTGTCATGAGGAAGCTGTGCCCGAACCTGGACCGCGACGACTCCCTGGACACCGTGCTCGAGGTGCCCATCCCCGATGAGATGCTCATCAACGCCCCCGGCGCCGACAAGCGCCGCGGCGCCGGGGGCGCCAACATGCGCGCCTGGCTCAAGAACCAGGCCTTCGATCGCGCCACCGTCGACGGGCCTGCCTCCGCCACCGCGGAGCTCCAGCTGTTCCTCAACGTCGTCGGGTCGCCGCTCATCCCCTGCCCCGTCCCGCACGACCGCGCTTTCAGCCGCTCCATCCGCGACTCCTCTATC CAAGCATCGACAGCCAAGTACATCATCCAGCAGTACATCGCGGCCACGGGCGGGCAGGCGGCGCTGCAGGGGGTGCGGAGCATGTACGCCGTGGGGAAGGTGCGGATGTGCGCTTCCGAGTTCCACCTCGGCGACCAGACGGTCACCGCCGCGCAGGGCCGCGCCGAGGTCGGCGGCTTCGTGCTCTGGCAGAAGACGCCCGAGGTCTGGTTCTTCGAGCTCATAATGGCCGGCCACAAGATGAGCGCCGGCAGCGACGGCAAGGTCGCGTGGCGGCAGTCTGCCGCCGAGCACTCCCGCGTCTCGCGCGGCCCGCCCCGCCCCCTCCGCCGCTCTCTCCAGGTAACGGAAAGCGCCGAGGCACACGTGCGGGCACGCATAGCGTTCAGCCAGAGGCGTCTTCCATCGTGCTCCTTTGGTTATTTGCAGGGCCTGGATCCACGCTCCATCGCGAACCTCTTCTCCGACGCGGTGTGCATAGGCGAGAAGATCCTCAACAACGAGGAGTGCTTCATCCTGAAGCTGGAGGCTGGCGCCGCGACGCTGCGGGCGCGGAGCGCTCCGGCGTTCGACATCATCCACCACACGGTTTGGGGCTACTTCAGCCAGCGCACGGGGCTGCTCATCCAGCTCGAAGACTCGCACCTGCTCCGCATGAAGTCCGGCAAGGGCGCTCGCCGCAGCGAGAACATCTTCTGGGAGACCAGCATGGAGTCCGTCATCTCCGACTACCGCTACATCGACGGCATCAACATCGCGCACGGCGGCCACACCAACGTCACGCTCTTCCGCTACGGCGAGGGATCCGTCAACCACAAGCGGAAGCTGGAGGAGACATGGACGGTGGAGGAGGCCGATTTCAACGTGCACGGCCTCACCACGGACTACTTCCTGCCGCCGGCCGACCTCAAGAAGGACGACGAGGATCACAATAAGTGA
- the LOC103637569 gene encoding LOW QUALITY PROTEIN: exocyst complex component EXO70E2-like (The sequence of the model RefSeq protein was modified relative to this genomic sequence to represent the inferred CDS: inserted 2 bases in 1 codon; deleted 1 base in 1 codon) translates to MDELVSGLCTVGLQLQHYYEKLRTLDPGREAKQQDELTVYTYDISEMAMARLEEEFVYLLTHYKQEVLSFRSTEDGSVEDFSSRSSSFNEEQLEGKATPNNISGGPEYFVPDLIQPGALSAVKFIAKFMFLYGYDKECCQAYINSRQSATDEYFGSLGLENLSIEELMNTSWNRMNSLIKRWNWAIMVFLRVYLVSEKRFSKHVFGELSVSTADLCFSEISFNSVIQLLSFYVSVAIGPPKTEKLFRLLDMYEVLADLLPEAESLFESGYNDMILNEYHEALLQLGESARKTFAEFKYAIQSYTSSSAVARGEVHPLTKYVMNYIKALTAYNKTLDSLLKDTDRRCLVSDIQLMANPYPNFTATAFNLQSVTAVLEANLEAGSRLYRDDRLQYIFMMNNIHYMVQKVKNSDLKSFLGDEWIRIHNRKLQQQATRYERASWNNVXSYLSDDGLCAAGDAASRKTIREEIKNFNLSFEEVYQVQTAWSVPDDQLRDDVRISISLKVIQAYRTFVGRYSGLLDSTKHRYMKYRPEDLETLLIDLFEGTQRTLQHSAKLA, encoded by the exons ATGGACGAGTTGGTCTCGGGTCTTTGCACAGTTGGCCTACAATT GCAACACTACTATGAGAAGCTAAGGACCTTAGACCCTGGTCGAGAAGCCAAACAGCAGGATGAACTCACTGTGTATACATATGACATTTCTGAAATGGCAATGGCAAGACTTGAAGAGGAATTTGTTTATCTTCTTACACATTACAAACAGGAGGTTCTCTCTTTTCGCTCTACAGAGGATGGTAGTGTGGAAGACTTTTCAAGCAGGAGCAGCTCATTTAATGAGGAACAATTGGAAGGGAAGGCAACACCAAATAATATCAGTGGAGGACCAGAATATTTTGTGCCTGATTTAATTCAACCTGGTGCACTCTCTGCTGTCAAGTTCATTGCTAAATTCATGTTCCTGTATGGCTATGATAAGGAGTGTTGCCAGGCTTATATAAACTCAAGACAGAGTGCAACAGATGAGTACTTTGGGTCTCTTGGTCTGGAAAACCTCAGTATAGAGGAGCTTATGAACACAAGTTGGAACAGAATGAATTCATTAATAAAGAGATGGAACTGGGCAATTATGGTTTTTCTTCGGGTGTACCTTGTAAGTGAGAAACGCTTTAGCAAACATGTCTTTGGTGAACTTTCAGTTTCAACTGCAGACTTGTGCTTCTCTGAGATTTCATTTAACTCAGTTATACAACTTCTGAGCTTTTATGTATCTGTAGCAATTGGTCCCCCAAAAACAGAA AAGCTTTTTAGATTGCTTGATATGTATGAAGTCCTTGCTGATCTTCTCCCTGAAGCTGAATCCTTGTTTGAATCAGGATACAATGATATGATCCTGAATGAGTACCATGAAGCACTACTGCAACTGGGAGAATCTGCAAGGAAGACATTTGCAGAATTCAAGTATGCCATCCAATCATACACTTCATCCAGTGCAGTAGCTCGTGGAGAAGTGCATCCACTTACAAAGTATGTTATGAACTACATAAAGGCTCTCACAGCATACAACAAAACTCTCGATTCACTTCTCAAGGACACGGATCGAAGATGCCTGGTTTCTGACATTCAGCTGATGGCAAACCCATATCCTAATTTCACCGCAACAGCTTTCAATCTACAATCTGTTACTGCAGTTCTGGAGGCAAATCTTGAAGCTGGGTCTAGACTGTACAGAGATGATCGATTGCAGTACATCTTCATGATGAACAACATCCACTACATGGTTCAGAAAGTGAAGAACTCGGATCTCAAAAGCTTTCTTGGCGATGAATGGATCCGGATCCATAACAGGAAACTTCAGCAGCAAGCTACGAGATATGAGAGGGCGTCATGGAATAATGT CTCTTACCTCAGTGATGATGGCCTGTGTGCTGCTGGTGATGCTGCTTCTCGCAAAACCATCAGGGAGGAGATAAAAAATTTCAATCTGTCCTTTGAAGAGGTTTACCAAGTTCAGACAGCATGGTCTGTCCCAGATGACCAACTTCGCGATGATGTCCGGATTTCAATATCACTGAAAGTTATACAGGCCTACAGGACGTTCGTGGGAAGATATTCAGGCTTGCTTGATAGCACAAAGCATCGTTACATGAAGTACAGGCCAGAGGATTTGGAGACACTTTTAATAGATCTTTTTGAAGGAACTCAAAGGACACTGCAGCATTCTGCCAAACTAGCATGA
- the LOC100384858 gene encoding Glycerophosphodiester phosphodiesterase GDPD6 precursor produces MRPSLCCAPLFLLLLLHLAFARPLFPLPSKTKNEEKKPIQTFRPYNIAHRGSNGEIPEETAAAYMRAIEEGADFIESDILASKDGALICFHDVTLDDTTDVAKRKEFANRRRTYEVEWFNVTGWFVVDFTLEELKTLRVKQRYSFRDQQYNGMFSIITFEEFISIALDADRTVGIYPEIKDPVFINKHVKWADGKKFEDKFVDTLLKYGYKGQYMSENWLKQPLFIQSFAPTSIVHVSDFIDSPKVFLIDDISVRTQDTNQSYWEITSDDYLAYISKYVVGLGPWKDTIVPASGNYLMPPSDLVARAHAHNLQVHPYTYRNENQFLHFNFFQDPYNEYDFWINTVGVDGLFTDFTGTLHRYQELTSPHRKDETANSLLVKISQMISAYEGL; encoded by the exons ATGCGCCCTTCTCTCT GCTGCGCACCTCTTTTTCTTCTGCTACTATTACATTTGGCATTTGCTAGACCTCTCTTTCCTCTACCGAGTAAGACAAAGAATGAAGAGAAGAAGCCCATACAGACGTTTCGGCCATATAACATTGCTCATCGTGGATCAAATGGGGAAATTCCCGAGGAAACAGCTGCTGCATACATG AGAGCTATTGAAGAAGGGGCGGATTTTATAGAGTCTGACATCCTTGCtagcaaagatggggccttgatttgttttcATGATGTAACACTTGATGATACAACTGATGTTGCCAAGCGTAAGGAATTTGCCAATCGAAGAAGAACCTATGAAGTGGAGTGGTTTAATGTTACTGGATGGTTTGTAG TGGACTTCACACTGGAGGAACTTAAAACACTTAGAGTGAAGCAGAGATACTCGTTTAGAGATCAACAATACAATG GTATGTTTTCAATCATCACGTTTGAAGAATTCATTTCAATTGCCCTAGATGCAGACAGAACTGTCGGCATATATCCCGAGATTAAAGATCCAGTTTTTATCAACAAGCAT GTCAAGTGGGCTGATGGGAAGAAGTTTGAGGACAAATTTGTGGATACCTTGCTTAAATATGGATACAAAGGTCAATATATGTCAGAGAATTGGCTGAAGCAGCCATTGTTTATACAATCCTTTGCTCCCACCTCCATTGTACATGTATCAGATTTTATTGACTCTCCCAAGGTATTTTTGATTGATGATATCAGTGTGAGAACACAAGACACGAACCAG TCATACTGGGAAATTACTTCAGATGACTACCTTGCATACATTAGTAAATATGTCGTTGGCCTTGGTCCATGGAAGGACACTATTGTTCCAGCTTCAGGAAACTACTTGATGCCACCTAGTGATCTTGTCGCACGGGCACATGCTCATAATCTCCAG GTACATCCATACACGTACAGGAACGAGAACCAGTTCCTGCACTTCAACTTTTTTCAAGATCCCTACAATGAATACGACTTCTGGATAAACACTGTGGGGGTTGATGGACTGTTTACAGATTTCACCGGAACCCTTCACAGGTACCAAGAATTGACATCCCCACACCGGAAGGATGAGACTGCAAATAGCCTCCTAGTAAAAATTAGCCAAATGATCTCAGCATATGAAGGTCTCTGA